The genomic interval GGGAAGCAGTCTCGAGAGTACCGACCCCCAGGGTTAACCATTTGTGAACACATCGCTATCAACCTCGTTTTCTTACAATATACTAtaagaaaacatattttaaaatgtaaatcccCGCCTgaaattactttttattttacaaatgcTTAAATCCGGActgtgattctctctctctctctctctctctctctctctctctctctctctcgctctctctctgtctctctgtctctctgtctctcacttctcttacagtatgaaaaaaaagacCATAAGTCGACTTCTGAATTTACTCTTAGGACAAGCAAAGCTGGCAATTTATTTAAGTAGAAAAGACAGAATGGAAAATGATCGGAGATGGGATTGTTTGATCATTTTTTAAGAACCTTGTCAAAGCTTGAGTATCGTTAGAGTACAGATATTATGTAAAAATGGAAGATCTAGCTGCTttcaaaatgttctttaaagGACTCTAAAACCATTTTTGCAGATTTGTTAATATAATCTAAGTCCAGATGTTTGGTTGTATATCATGACTGTCTTTGTTGTAAGATTGTAAATACTTTTAGCAGAATAAATAAATttcacaaactctctctctctctctctctctctcctctctctctctctctctctctctctctctctctctctctttttgccaTTTTGCCATTTTGTAGTATTACCATGGATTTTTGTCCTAATACCTCATTTTTTGCCTTTGAAACTATTATAGCAGACTTGGTTAACAGTGTGAATTGGAATGGAACTTGCAGACTATATAACTGTCTGGAATCACGTCTGCCCAAGACATGACATAGCTTGGAAAGTCTTGAATCTGCAGCAGGAAAATCAATTGGGGACATTTTGTCTGTAGCACATGACAAAAAAACATAGCACAAAATTAAATACAGTGTTATCATATTCACATATTTACAGtaatgttaatttaaatgtCCAAAACGTTTGTTTGTGTCCTTTTACCAAGAGACTCAAAGAACCCCaatgacaaaaacagtaaaGCAAAAGtccctctgattggtcagttgaAGTGGACGTCACAGATACCACGTGACGAGCACCAGGAAGTGTATCAAGTGTCAACAATAAAATGGTGAGTATGCTATTTTTCTAATAAATACTGCCTTTGTCTCGGCACTCTACGTATCACCAGTTTCAGCACTGTTACGAGATTGTTCTTGAGCTACCACATGACAGAAGTAGCACGTATAATTTAGAAAGAAGGCGTTTTTAAAGCGAAACCAAGGAGCTAACCGTGGTCTAGCCATTTTTGCTAGCGTAACTGGTCATGTTAACAATAACGATATTAATTCcagggtttatttttttattctctaacaagtgtgtgtgtgagtcgtctctgtgtgtgttgattgTTGTCCGCTGTCAATAAGAAATATAGTCTGTTTTTATCTTGTAATGAAACCAAAGTGAAGCTGAGGTTACCACAAGAACCCAAGTCCCCACCACTCATGTTCAATCATAGTTAGATTTTCTGCTTATATCACTGTACACGCAATAATGCTGAGGGTATGTTCTGTTTGTGGAATAGATAGAGATGTCCTCTTCAGACTGGCAGCTGTCATTGAAGCTGGTGGATCAGCCAAAATCCATCTTCCACTTCCCAGAGATGATGCCGGGGGATGTTGCTCCTGGAGGATACAGAGTCGCTACTTTAAAACAACTTGTGGCAGCACAGCTTTCAGACTCCATCCCTGACCCTGATCTAATAGGTCTGATTTGAGGACATAATAAATAATCTGTGAATGAATTGTTTCTATGTTGCATAAAGTAATCCCTCAGTAGTGTTATCTCtgttgtgaataaaaaaaacgtgTTCCTATTTTCCAAGTTCACTAATTTCTCATGTCCTGATCCGACTCTGTTAATGTTTGTATCAGAGCTGGTCCACTGTGGGAGGAAACTGAAAGATGACTTAACTCTGGATGCCTGTGGGATACAGCCGGGGTCCACCTTACACATCCTCAAAAAGACATGGCCTGAGCCAGAGAACAATTCAGGTCAGTGTGTTTTTCCATAAAGCGTTTAAGCTAAATCAGAACTTTTGTACAGTGAAGCTGTAAGTGTGAATGTGaacatggatgttttttattttgcagagcCTGTGAACAGAGCGACAGCAGCCAGAGAATTCAGGGTGTTTCATGCTGCACTTCACTCTCTCAACTCTACCTACAGAGATTCAGTGAGTAGATGCACCCCACAGACATAAACAGGGTCTTGtccttctcccccctccctctatTACACTCAGGTGATTAACTGTATCCTTCAATGCAAATAACAGGAATGTGGAGGGTTTCATTGGCACTTTTTTGACCCAAAGCATTCCTTGACCTGAGTAGTGTTGTGCTATAGTTACAGAGTTGTGGTTGCAGTCATAACTGTGATCAGAGACATGCATTATTGAGTGGCTCTCCCAAGGTGCATTTTAGTGCTTCCTGTGAACAGCAACTAAAAGCTGGTCAAAGATTACCCTCATCGTGAATACGCTGGGAGCTTTGCATAGCATTAACCTGCCAGGCACTCTCCCCTTGTGAATAGCAGCATGTTGGCTTAAATGATGAAGGGATGATTTAGATAATTTAGGAAACTGGACAACTAGATAACTGATATAAGCCACCCACTTGATAACATTGATCAGTGGATATAAACAGATGTGGATGGAGATACAGAGTATGGAGTCAGATGACAAACCCTTTTACAGCAAAgcactcaaaaataaaaaatatactcaaAAGATGACAGCTACTCAATGTTTtctgatctgtcacggcactAATGTACCTGCAGAGTTATACAGGAATGACACTGAAATAAGATAGCAGGATCAACCATACATATATGCCAGATAATAATCCTGATATTGATGGTTAAAACATACACTGAGTGTATGGATTGTctgttgttctctgtttgaCTTGCTGCTTTGTAGTCTTCCAAAGTATCTTTTAGTAACACTCACActgtttatcattattataaccaATACATTAATAATCTAAGTGTATGTCAAATCTGCAACACACACTTGTAATGTGGTTTAGGTGGTTAAATAAGTATAGATTTATTATCTTGATAAAATTGAATCCAGAATCCACTACTGTTTTTTCTGCTCTAATATCAAATGCCGTCCCCCCTCTTGTTTAGGTATATAAAATGCTGACGAATAAAGAGTCTTTGGATCAGATCATTGTGGCTACACCAGGGCTCCGATCAGACCCCGTCGCCTTAGGTAAGTCATGCATCGTATTTATAACTACTGTCTAATTCAAAATGcaaatatgaaaatgttaacattttccTTTCACACTCTTGTTCAGGGGTACTCCAAGACAAAGATCTCTTTGTGCAGTTCACCGATCCTAGCATGCTGGACATGTGAGTTTGGCTTGTCTTTGCTACTGGCTGTTGCATGCAGCATAAGGATTTAGCAcaatacagacacacagtgaaGGTTTTTCAGATTTACGTCAGTATTCTTTATGTTTGTATCACAGTTTGATCAGTTCACACCCAGCCCTCGTCAACGCCATCATCCTGGTCCTGCACTCTGTGGCTGGCAGTATGCCAGCCCAGTCCAATGCGGGTTCATCTCGCAATGTCTCAGCCAGTTCTTACAGTGACATGCCAGgtaaaatgttcctcatgtaCGCACTTATAAAATTAATTATACAAAGGTAATTAGAACATAAGAATATCTATCAAAGACAGTCCTTTGTTAGACTTAATCACTTTGTACTTCTTGTCTACTTGGCAGGAGGCTTCATGTTTGAGGGCATGTCTGATGATGAGGAAGATTTCCAGACTGTAAGTCACTCTACTTCACATACATTAGTATTCCTGCAAAGGAAAATGTCATGATCAAAATTGTCCGTTTGTTGTGTCTTGATTTGCTGTTATACTGTAACAGGGGAGCCCAGCAGGACCCTCAAGCAGAGCAGGAGGCTCAGGAGGAATGAGACCAGTGTCTTTAGGCCATAGCGGTGCAACAGGACCTCGCCCAATAACACAGAGTGAGCTAGCAACAGCTTTAGCCCTTGCTAGCACTCCTGACAGTAGTGCAGTCACTCCAACAACTTCAAGCCAGGTAACGTGATTAttttagaaaatatatattattttgttcAGCTCTGTAATACTTTTGATTCAAACTGAAGACTTTTTAATGGTATTTAAACATCACCTTTTATAATATTTCTCAGGCGGACCCCTCAAGTAGTGTGGCCCCCATGCCAGCAGGGACACCGGTCAGTAACGATCTCTTCAGCCAGGCTCTACAACAAGCTCTACAAGCCTCCAACATGTCTGCTCTGCAGGTGAGGCTCCAAACTCACAGAATATGTCACATCCTCAGTCCATGGAGGAATCATGTTTGATcaaatgcaacaataataagttgTGCATTTGCATTTGTTCATCATCCACTGAGTGAACGTGTTCTTGTTTTGCCAGGGCCGATGGCAGTCCCAGATGCAGCAGCTCAGGGACATGGGGATCCAGGATGAGGAGCTGATGTTGAGGGCGCTGCAGGCTACAGAAGGTGACATCCAGGCTGCCCTGGAGCTCATATTTGCTGGAGGCCCAGGACTCTGAACCCACACCCTATGGACAAAGGCAAATGGGGGGGAAACAAAAGGAATATTGTCCAGTCACTGcccagaaaaaataaattactctttAGACATAAAGCatatgatttgtttttattctcacacATTTTTATGCAGGACCATTTCAGCTGAGCTTTTTAAAGctataacagtttttttttttgtaaaaataaaaaataaatgtagtcaTAGTTACCTTGTGATCAAACAAATATTTGGTTGTACTGTCAAAATTCTTCTATACAAGTGACCCAGCCACACCGGTACTTAGTGTTCTCTCAGCCTATGTAATTCTACTATTTGATCACTAGATGGCAGTGCTGTAGTTTATTCCCATTCAGATACAACAGATTACCACAAGTCAGCCTTGCAGATATCCTGCTTGTGATTTTGCTCATTTCTTCCTCTAGTTTTAGAATTATGTTTTTGACCTTCCCTCTGTGGAACATTGTTTGATTAATCATGGTAAGTGTGGGAGCTGGTAACTCAGCCCTGAAGGAATAGTCTTTGATGAGCAAGGTGAGAACATTTGATTTGAGCTGATTTTGTGTTGTCTTTTATGCTTTGATGTTTATAAATCAACACAGTTTTATATTAATGCAAAATTAATGCTTCAATAAAGGGTTGTTAATGCACTGAGATAGGGGACAAGGCAGGCATTGAGTGTAATTGAACCTTGCTATGATAAATCAGTCTGGTGCTTAACCAAGTGAGCTAATAGTGTACTAGGATGCTTTGCAGATTTTAAATGAAGACATGTTTATATTCCTGTAATCTCAGTGCTGGAAGGTCAATGGTGCTTTCAAACTACCATCATTTTCAACAAAGTACATGAACCCAAAAGGAGAAGCACTGTGGGTCAGCTTGTGAGATGATTACCACTGTCATATTTCTTGCAGAATTAAAGCTGGTTCTGGGTTTGGATCTCAGCAGGGGACATCACATGTGGAGCTCAAAGTTCAAGCGTCCTCCAACTTGAGAATGAAACATGATTTTGATTTACCACAATTAACTGGAAGCCAAatacaccaaaacaaaagaccCAGCAGGGTGACAGGTTAATGTGGTGGTTAGAAAGTCCGCCTTACAGCGAGGTTGtactgggttcaaatcccagtcGTTGCTTTCCTGTAAAGCCCAATGGAGTCTGAACTGTTCTTATAAATAATCAAGATGTACTGGAAGTAAATAAACCTAACCAAGTATGTACTGTGAGTTGGTAAAGAGGTGTGGTGGATAGGACTGCTGCCTCATAGTGAGGAGGTTGTTGGTTCAAAGCTTGTGCGAGTGAGTGtagggagaagaaagaaagaggcgAGGGAAAATAAAGGTAAAAGTTATGACAGAGGGCAATGGCAATACCCTCTCCACCAATGAGGATAGAGAGTTGATTGGCACTACATAAATATTGAACCCATTTCTATCTTAAATCCATTCAATATCAATGACAAGAAGACGCCAACAAACATCTGAAAAGGTATTAATAAAgcaaaatttgattaaaaaggaTGAGGGGAATTTAGGCAAGAGGAACTACCTCAGACTTCACCAACTTACATTAAGAAGAGGGACAGAACAGCATACTCTGGAAATGGACTGGTAGCAGAGGTACAGTGGCTTTGCTGCAAGGCAGGACTAAGTTTTTTTTGTGAGGACTGAAGCTGGCGACTGGGATTAGAACAACAAATCAAGCTTCCCATTTTCTTGCAGCATTAATCTAACAGAAATATAAAGTTGAAGTAAACACTATTTAATGTGACATTTTATGATGGCCACCTGTAGGTGGTGCTCAAGGACTTTGAAAATTGCAGCAGCAGTTAGCAGGTGGCAGATGCAGGaactggacttttttttcttcaggaatCACCCATTCTGGCTTTATTTGTAGTTTCCAGAATGAATCCCTCAGATGCTTTATGCCTCTACAGCTGGTATCACacaaaggaagataaacagataaggtgattgttttatttccatCCAGTGGGACGTTGTCGTGCTTGTCCGAGCATTATTCCCCATTAGCAGAGCTTATTACAGCGGGCTACATTTGCTTTGTCTCCCTGTCTTCCATCAGGGTATTTTAGGAGAGGACATATCGCATGCCTCCCTCTGCCATCTACCGTCTACCTCCATCTTCAGTAATTGCCCAGCTTAGTTTTATTACTGCATCTGTGAATGTGACAGCTCAATCGGTAGATTGGCCTTTCATGAGCACAGCACCCAAACAGCGCTTTGTGTCCGTCTGTCCCCATTATCCTTTTATATGCATGCACACCTGCGGGCAATTTCCACCTCCAACTGCCTCCAAGGGTATTTTACAAATAATGCATTTCTGCTGTGCTGAAGGAAGCAATGTCAAAGCTTCAGCAAAACAATAGACAACagactgtgtgtctgtctaGGAAATTAAAAAGGAGATCGTAGTGCTTCCTTAGATGAAATATTGGGATTTCAGTTGAAGCAGGAGAGATGTAGATTACTTATGCATTGATTTCCATTTAGACCCTTTATGCTCTTCTATAACCTATGTAATCAGGTGTtacaacataaacacactggaatctgtacttcttttctttttcattgatTCCTACCACGCGCCTCATAACTGCAGCTTTCTAGATACTCTTAACAGTTCACTGTGGGAACATGTgatgttgtcatggtgacacccTAAGGGTTTTGAGAGGCTGTCATGCATATGGTATAGAAAAGCTGTCATTACACACCATTTTTAAGTCTCTTTTGTTGTGTGAGAGCAGTAATGACTATCAAGTGATCTCTTAGGACCTTTCTTGATATCAAGCCAATATATCCACCGTTACGAGGAATGGCAGTTTCAATTATAGACATAACACAAAAATGTATAAACTAAATTTTGTCTGTGTTGTGACTTAGAAATATTAAGCTCATGGAAAAAACATAGTACATATTTTGGCAGGAAAGACGACGTATGTTTCATTCCtgaaaattatttaataaataattttGGTGATGTTTCATTTACGCCACGCTCCAAGGGAAGAGTAtaatacattgttttttttcaaggcATCACCAGCTTGTTTGGGAAATGACACCATCAGTTGCCATCGTAGAGTCAAAACATCTTGTGAACACAAGTTAATATCTTTTCTctcaatcaataaatctttattaaatagcgccaaatcacaacaaattttaTCTCAagatatattattaacaaatacCCAACGTCAAAGTAgtataagatccagtcccattttacagacagtactctgtcttatctcatcttaatccgcAATAAGCAGACcagtttgcagcatttagcaagttacagtggcaaggaaaaacttcctttaacagttagaaaccttgagcataaccagaatcatgttagaTAGACATCTGCTTCCACTGTgttggggttgaaaagagggTTGGAGGAAGATGCAGAAAAAGGGAGATTGACATGGACAaataacaagagcaaaatcaatcaatcaatctatcaataaatcaatcaatcaatcaatcaatcaatcaatcaatcagtcagtcagtcaatcaatttttatagcaccaaatcacaacaaatgtgatCTCAAGACGCTTAACAAACctaaagcaggtctagactgtaggCTACTCTATgttatcttattatattattatattattaacaaagaccctaCATCAACacaggataagatcaagtcccatcttacagataagtctgtcttatctcatcttaatccaccataggtagagcactttgcagtatttaataaattacagcggcaaggacaaacttcctatcaacaggcagaaaactcgaccagaatcagactcatgttagacagccatctgccttgactgtgTTGGGGTTTGAAATAGTTGTAGAGAGACATGCCAAATCAGAGAGATTGAGAGAGACAATTAACAATAGCAACATCAATCAACTAACAAAATCAATTAtatatatagcaccaaatcaaaacaaatgtgatCTCAAGAcgttttacaaacagagctggtctagaccatactgtatgttatattattgacgaagacccaacatcaagacaggataaactCCAATCCCATTTTACAGACGGGACTCCCTTTTTATCTCAAATACAGTATATTCAGTCAGGTTTACTTATGGAAAGTACTAGTTATCCACGTGGTATGTTTGAGACAACTTAtgaatttaatttcaaaaaGTTTAGTGATTACTTTGATTTGCTGTAGAGTATGAGGAGTACCATGAAGGTGACTTTGACATCAATTTTCCTCTGTATCAGaataaatcagaatcagctttattcgccaagtatgcttgaacacacaaggaatttgactttggtaaactgtgctctctttgtacaaggcataagaataggaataagaataagaactacaataaaaaataaaatgaaaatataataacaataaccttagctataaatacaaagaaacaacaaatagcttgactaatatgtacaggctaaaataatatgataaagtgcagtggtgagttgcagaggtagttttacattataaaatagaagttaaataatacaaaaaatagaaatatggaattctgcttgagaattgttgcattgtatatctacatgtatatttacagagagtatttatctgacaggtatgacacggttatggtttagtgttcatcagagtgacagcctgggggaagaaactgttcttatggcgggttgttttggcgcacagtgatctgtagcgcctgccggaggggaggagtttgaagaatttgtgtccagggtgtgaggggt from Notolabrus celidotus isolate fNotCel1 chromosome 3, fNotCel1.pri, whole genome shotgun sequence carries:
- the ubl7b gene encoding ubiquitin-like protein 7b: MIEMSSSDWQLSLKLVDQPKSIFHFPEMMPGDVAPGGYRVATLKQLVAAQLSDSIPDPDLIELVHCGRKLKDDLTLDACGIQPGSTLHILKKTWPEPENNSEPVNRATAAREFRVFHAALHSLNSTYRDSVYKMLTNKESLDQIIVATPGLRSDPVALGVLQDKDLFVQFTDPSMLDILISSHPALVNAIILVLHSVAGSMPAQSNAGSSRNVSASSYSDMPGGFMFEGMSDDEEDFQTGSPAGPSSRAGGSGGMRPVSLGHSGATGPRPITQSELATALALASTPDSSAVTPTTSSQADPSSSVAPMPAGTPVSNDLFSQALQQALQASNMSALQGRWQSQMQQLRDMGIQDEELMLRALQATEGDIQAALELIFAGGPGL